A genomic region of Gemmata massiliana contains the following coding sequences:
- a CDS encoding YdeI/OmpD-associated family protein → MTPTFFETQVAFGEWLAENHATSDALWVGFYKKGSKRPSITWPEAVDEGLCYGWIDGVRKGIDAESYMIRFTPRKTGSVWSNVNINRVRVLTELGRMRPTGLAAFQARKENRSGIYSHEQGNVDLPEAYRKLLQENAAAWSFFQKQPASYRKAVSWWVASAKKDETRQKRLVALIAHSARAERAPQFTWKKSSG, encoded by the coding sequence ATGACTCCCACGTTCTTCGAGACCCAGGTCGCCTTCGGAGAGTGGCTGGCCGAGAACCACGCCACCAGCGACGCCCTGTGGGTGGGGTTCTACAAGAAGGGGTCGAAGCGCCCGAGCATCACCTGGCCCGAAGCGGTCGACGAGGGGCTGTGCTACGGGTGGATCGACGGCGTCCGCAAGGGCATCGACGCCGAGAGCTACATGATCCGCTTCACGCCACGAAAGACGGGCAGCGTGTGGAGCAACGTGAACATCAATCGCGTCCGGGTATTGACCGAGCTCGGCCGCATGCGGCCCACCGGCTTGGCCGCGTTCCAGGCCCGCAAGGAGAACCGATCGGGTATCTACTCCCACGAGCAGGGGAACGTGGACCTACCCGAGGCATATCGGAAGCTCTTGCAAGAGAACGCTGCCGCGTGGTCATTCTTCCAGAAGCAACCCGCGTCGTATCGGAAAGCGGTCAGTTGGTGGGTCGCGAGCGCCAAGAAGGACGAAACGCGGCAGAAGCGGCTGGTCGCACTGATTGCACACTCGGCTCGCGCTGAGCGGGCGCCACAGTTTACGTGGAAGAAATCGTCCGGGTGA
- a CDS encoding DUF1697 domain-containing protein, translating into MPKTRTAYILLFRGVGGATQLPTASLRAALTQAGFENVATYINSGNAVLRSHLPREKVIASVAKICEDKFGFTKAIYAPTLGEWDVLVQNNPFPNFEAGKYLHAVVLASDPTKEAIEGLRSFAVEGEKIEVVGRVAYLYTPHGLGTSKLGEKFDKGIGVPNTARNWNTVLKLLELAKKAAG; encoded by the coding sequence ATGCCAAAAACCAGAACTGCGTATATCCTGCTGTTCCGCGGCGTCGGTGGCGCGACTCAACTCCCCACAGCCTCCCTTCGCGCGGCACTGACCCAAGCGGGTTTCGAGAACGTCGCTACGTACATCAACAGCGGCAACGCGGTGCTCCGCAGCCACCTCCCCCGCGAGAAAGTGATCGCCAGCGTCGCGAAGATCTGCGAAGACAAGTTCGGGTTCACCAAGGCGATCTACGCCCCGACGCTGGGGGAATGGGATGTCCTGGTTCAGAACAACCCGTTTCCCAACTTCGAGGCCGGAAAATACCTGCACGCCGTAGTTCTCGCGAGCGATCCGACCAAGGAAGCGATCGAGGGGCTTCGATCGTTCGCGGTCGAGGGCGAGAAGATCGAGGTCGTCGGGCGAGTCGCTTACCTGTACACCCCGCACGGACTGGGCACATCCAAGCTGGGCGAAAAGTTCGATAAGGGAATCGGGGTGCCCAACACCGCGCGGAACTGGAACACGGTACTCAAGCTGCTGGAGTTGGCAAAGAAGGCGGCCGGATGA
- a CDS encoding IS701 family transposase, giving the protein MILPAEAHPLVQVLALHFTRPTYQRFSALLVGALVTTGRRTVANVLRTLRHLAPGHPSGYRRVLSRAPWSAVALGCAMARFLLDHVVPEGPVALVGDDAVDGHKGPHVYGKARHRDPVRSTHSYTAFRYGHTWVVLAVLVKFPFATRPWALPVLIDLYRSAEDDRNRRHRTPARIMCVLLRVVLARFPERAVVFAGDSGYGTHEVARFCYRHRDRLTLVRKAHPDANVFDPPPPYTGKGRPRVKGQRRLKPRQAVGAVTTFTRLEVGWYGGGKRTVETLEGTGLWYKGGCGLVPVRWVFVRDTSGTHRDEYFFTTDPNLTPTAVIAAYCGRWNIETTFQEVRAEFGPETTRGWREKTVLRAAPCLFGLHTVVALLFHALPSAKRVGAVSWPGKATVTFSDALCAVRRWLWDEPILPQAGADAALDKLPAAVRELLLTTLAPAA; this is encoded by the coding sequence ATGATTCTACCCGCTGAAGCGCACCCGCTGGTTCAAGTTCTGGCTCTTCACTTCACCCGCCCCACGTACCAGCGGTTCTCGGCACTCTTGGTCGGCGCCCTGGTGACGACCGGTCGGCGCACCGTGGCCAACGTGTTGCGCACCCTTCGGCACTTGGCGCCCGGGCACCCCAGCGGGTACCGACGGGTTCTGTCCCGGGCACCGTGGTCCGCCGTGGCACTGGGGTGCGCGATGGCCCGGTTCCTCCTGGATCATGTGGTACCCGAGGGCCCCGTCGCATTGGTCGGCGATGACGCGGTCGATGGACACAAGGGGCCACATGTGTACGGTAAGGCCCGGCACCGGGACCCGGTCCGCTCGACCCATTCGTACACCGCGTTCCGGTACGGGCACACGTGGGTGGTGCTCGCGGTCCTGGTGAAGTTCCCGTTCGCCACCCGCCCGTGGGCCCTGCCGGTACTCATCGACCTATACCGGTCTGCAGAAGATGACCGGAACCGGCGGCATCGCACACCGGCCCGAATCATGTGCGTGCTCTTGCGGGTGGTGCTGGCCCGGTTCCCCGAGCGGGCCGTCGTGTTCGCTGGGGATTCGGGGTACGGTACCCACGAGGTCGCGCGGTTCTGTTACCGCCACCGAGACCGGTTGACGTTGGTCCGCAAGGCCCACCCGGACGCCAACGTGTTCGACCCGCCCCCACCCTACACCGGTAAGGGGCGCCCCCGGGTCAAGGGCCAACGCCGGCTCAAGCCGCGCCAGGCCGTCGGTGCCGTCACGACCTTCACCCGGTTGGAGGTCGGGTGGTACGGAGGAGGGAAACGGACCGTCGAGACCCTTGAGGGCACCGGGCTCTGGTACAAGGGCGGATGCGGGTTGGTTCCGGTTCGTTGGGTGTTCGTCCGTGACACGAGCGGCACACACCGGGACGAGTACTTCTTCACCACCGACCCGAACTTGACACCGACGGCGGTGATCGCCGCCTATTGCGGCCGGTGGAACATCGAGACCACGTTCCAGGAGGTGCGCGCGGAGTTCGGCCCGGAAACGACCCGTGGGTGGCGCGAGAAGACCGTGTTGCGCGCGGCCCCGTGCCTGTTCGGGTTGCACACCGTCGTCGCGCTCCTGTTCCACGCGCTCCCGTCAGCCAAGCGGGTTGGTGCGGTGTCGTGGCCGGGCAAAGCGACCGTCACGTTCTCCGATGCCCTGTGCGCCGTGCGCCGGTGGCTCTGGGACGAACCCATTTTGCCACAGGCCGGTGCGGACGCGGCTCTCGATAAACTACCCGCCGCCGTGCGGGAGCTGCTACTCACCACGCTCGCACCGGCCGCCTGA
- a CDS encoding helix-turn-helix transcriptional regulator, with the protein MAKQQSPTFKMRLRELRNAAGLSQARTAKAVGVHIQTYMRWERGETEPTFTELCTLAGILGATLNDFRSTDE; encoded by the coding sequence GTGGCCAAGCAGCAATCCCCCACGTTCAAGATGCGGCTCCGGGAACTGCGCAACGCGGCCGGACTATCTCAGGCGCGCACCGCGAAAGCCGTGGGCGTTCACATCCAGACGTACATGCGCTGGGAGCGCGGGGAAACGGAACCGACCTTCACCGAACTGTGTACCCTGGCAGGCATTCTCGGCGCGACACTAAACGACTTCCGCTCCACCGACGAGTAG